In a single window of the Alosa sapidissima isolate fAloSap1 chromosome 18, fAloSap1.pri, whole genome shotgun sequence genome:
- the LOC121689384 gene encoding uncharacterized protein LOC121689384 isoform X1, with amino-acid sequence MSSPSPIANFSSLSLEDKNEDSLPVPNLSVTECSQDVSCSVGLSFSLPPNNLTTQDSGISCLEQSHISHITGVPGQEFVLITEDVQADSSTVVLLSPEPEPGKTRNEPSPHSLCLASSSSVPDSERIQDDFSQSEVGTCMGLAQQKDLPISVHSSSKMSDPESEKLAASGVTSDEPGMEVQQDNLDAPEPSPESTSVECSTGGDSAAVVQLQAGEASEDQQCEVSHEPEPWAEEESAEESVSTFQPPESSLSTLETVEGNLNTSNQCTDKIQSPPISCSQEQSAEVSTSTLWLPEPSSTQETGESNLNISNMPSGHMQGVVSSCPQELSAEESREETAEDNVSTSDKPTDLMQTPSRPHPQEMSAEVSDPCLQLPELSSSMQETVESNMRDSNMLPVQILSSEESASTLEQAASPFSTQETAYNNLNTSEHQTPDWTCSAPSTCSQEWSDPAGELVSTLQLPQEWSDPVGELVSALQLPQEWSDPAGESVSALQLPQEWSDPAGESVSALQLPELSTSTEEVTESCLKVPEQPVGLRPVSELEAELELRVAEKSIVADNLIGEENGSDTPPTLARLVVENVSEQNSGSGAVVETTQAESHMDNAAQVDSRDSRHQPQLSVPSESIQPPTHVELPSTSSMEHTAMHYGVAYSEYHSASIHPSSAASATLHSQFGNMYPTPTYQQHGTGHYQLAPQLAATYLAPHPQYTANISTLPHYSQLPVNYPPQEVLVHSNYPPTQPQACVGGLPLRPVNLDSTGPAQDQNTLRIGMETGPCQEFSMGLYEKYKLWHQHRHRTCMYVSSSHDSDALACFFVPVLRSLCLVNSHIPLERAEAIAVTEWNRLSNFDRMEYYNMAQKFLEFEKWEQNFRAAKGVEAELHPMGWRVHNDIYGYSWKRRPQAGRGRRTMRPKSNPKPYCNALLEKAQMQELMEGALKEYTEVMEALESRSEVRESSEVTEEATEQEEKEENGSFTEYLNELCSQKEFVTQVGEVIDLEYVSSLLSSDTDSSDNLMESLIQKEKETSDTNHMSASVVPEQTGDIPSASCACTSSVQPGTSASQDGHPSVCLRSQPLHINIDSQVSLGATMSTQGTGAVDCFAPPHTFYDQTPNISTHNFLERGAPVVSPFKRTGLQVPQIYGMDNCIPQQQNYSSHHVFQTSVNRTCNSVSQSFYAVPENYSPQVPVANHENYSSKTYVLATNQNGSSLQEPKHVFLPAQDPHQPPASHQQINCLPTVQNGNYSKVQPIILPYGPIALTDAFSILEAATPSSSAFQSASEEAVSSATQKVIAMENHATQIEQGTDEKDAGGAEKQGYVYTVLLDSGSQRELSPPSLESLSKVNPGKAQVNYKSQSLNPVVGTSNLPTNTLAEPIQLESTEETVCNLNEEEKDVLPVTENKSASPMSVLTMNQVSKENKILETYQKVLECAHNDDSNDSISGQIGDVQDPEALEEKFEQCRTPPLAPCLSPNPLRSLFSQDNSSQISLQLQKEVTQMTEKLLSSPPSLSFFCLQALTSTGHQHLARNGESAETFISPPVALQHPPSPSGLSHQPCSTVTDLHGSVIVDSEPTLTCFVAVASSSSHGDRDSHLRGWVIDKNVKESSAQSERTSELSDDKKHLTRSEDIKTNDQVGFNDEIAHDVDADETIDYFSAEMSNRQLEQMELEHSVRTSGNVMVGDTVCSVSISKTTVSNLEMKRNETQDVQVAKDDSQSQKLIVLDQDTDLSTQSESGSSLLLTPRRSSRSRKPTEKKLQSYSQHLGKMTTSRQEAKKVEVNNEKVRGKCVRTYLGMKSAFIQDANDSSRTGAEKATPQQQAETEKKVNKDGDEGVSEATEKHVDGNKRVKELNNNRNRCEGKKRDIKYLREAQNCLTEKEMSITSPIATRSVLTHNGNKLMDRNQQTVDTERRVTKTLKGKMIGKPMDESTVDKAVIGRSNGQRFVRNKMMESQEINPEGEERDEPAVEDNTECSQMDTPPHICIKEGGSPDQPHEQEAEKETQAGRLQNKDALTPPPKALKYNDITEDQTDKPHDHIPSEKKKEENEQKGTEEMPEAPAMQEVIKETDTERQNETGRIRRLTRGAVLGKEIVPVEQSGEWKIESTQHSTTQMSQLVAAEDREREKRECTRHGKYETDLPTAASNDDVTKEQSPRRSADDIARDDQKDEKNQNITEDMKSTAVNQEPIITESKHSSQSGTHTMLRTRRLTRGSMAVKEIIDMKQVTRDKMVRSGQNTTQRSMTGGGHVGSPQHSQELKRRRETEQVRSQDEYDIDVLPKAVVHDTITGEQTLERPNNQTTKDGRLNKEKETEELSTGSTIQEIIIKETDKEKNSELHMVTRSRVTRGYMMGKDVLQMEQISQGRNENSIENTTQTSIGRGNAGSPQQIREETTRKENEEGQSQDKVDLLPPSKEMISDSTTVAETLESDQIKRENSEEHTREIQELPVVPQIEEVIRENDHLNNNDNQTVSSRRRRLTRGSVVEKQVIQTGGKLHDTDNSQEIRPHDQEDHIDPLPKAVVHDNTKQTLDRLRDHTAREDSNGPTEETEKGTALAVSQECIVTEVDHGRKTSTQTATGMSRRLTRSTVVKKVILDMGQPVEDKTECSHDNSAETPSSRDKAGSSQKPHEKNTRGETVEVESHHEDDIESPSKAVVHDSTTEEPMAETSSDKSARDERLQEEETEKDKSTVAPVTQEVLIRESENVRWSETHTVTARSRRLTRGAVMGKEIKMEVKTDSAKENTALTSLKGGSLQPSPDQNKHAEAEEVAAVPGTQEVIITQADEESQTITEVDNETDTVIRRSRRLTKGFVSGKERIEMEREKPSAPVERRTIKIDNAPCSSGKTSKASGKEVEGRINKNVGKSYNDERKAQQKMALSEKKQPENGEREKQSKDVEGEFFLKEAGETMHGKEQGDEETNTNPEAMTEEVEKEIYPSLKEKKIIKGEKLEAREMSLPANDETNAPTENADRPENTNVRTKAEGQRSRATREKRQETATDNTGDEEISHSNTNAGILVERAEMERSPSHQNKQKTDEEEEREEEERLSVKAKTKTNYPPELPETSTHPTAEITDKQSKKKGTRGEKDAQVTERGMNTRAVRTRSVTATRSSEAVGCMKTQKTEDRGTADRPDSKETETQIRTRSRRTARCPEEGEIERVEKTNDKRVERKETPQNDDISNNNNEQGAMDVKTNPERPRSTRSTRGNLQQTKMEEEQTKAKRSMKTRAEGKAKAQSSGETMKQETNETRRETRERTARLKVADGTENLLKVEEGIGLAEEDDRRSQRANQDERKRQSGRGVAERRQEPNGSPQRRLRERWSARINKRPKRN; translated from the exons ATGAGTTCCCCATCACCAATTGCTAATTTTTCCTCTCTATCTTTGGAGGATAAAAATGAAGATTCGCTGCCTGTGCCAAACCTATCTGTCACAGAATGTTCTCAGGACGTGTCCTGCTCAGTAGGCCTatccttttctcttcctcctaaCAATTTAACCACTCAGGACAGTGGGATATCTTGTTTGGAGCAGAGTCACATCTCACACATCACAGGTGTTCCAGGTCAGGAATTTGTTTTAATAACAGAGGATGTACAAGCAGATTCTAGCACAGTAGTCTTGTTGTCACCCGAGCCAGAACCAGGCAAGACGAGAAATGAACCTTCACCTCACAGCCTGTGTTTAGCATCTTCAAGCTCTGTCCCTGACTCGGAGAGGATTCAAGATGATTTCTCACAGTCTGAAGTAGGTACCTGCATGGGACTAGCACAGCAGAAGGATCTACCAATCAGTGTTCACTCCTCATCTAAAATGTCTGATCCGGAGTCTGAAAAGCTGGCAGCTTCAGGTGTGACATCAGACGAGCCAGGTATGGAGGTCCAGCAGGATAACCTGGATGCTCCAGAACCTTCTCCGGAATCTACTTCAGTGGAGTGTAGCACAGGGGGAGATTCCGCTGCAGTAGTACAGCTACAGGCAGGAGAGGCATCAGAAGACCAGCAGTGTGAAGTTTCGCATGAGCCTGAGCCATGGGCAGAAGAAGAATCAGCAGAGGAATCAGTTTCCACATTTCAGCCACCGGAATCTTCCTTGTCAACACTGGAAACTGTGGAGGGTAATTTGAACACTTCCAACCAGTGCACTGACAAGATTCAGAGTCCTCCAATCTCCTGTTCCCAAGAGCAGTCTGCGGAGGTATCAACGTCCACACTTTGGCTACCAGAACCTTCCTCAACACAGGAAACTGGTGAAAGTAATTTGAACATATCCAACATGCCCTCTGGCCACATGCAAGGGGTTGTAAGCTCCTGCCCTCAAGAACTGTCAGCCGAAGAATCAAGAGAGGAAACTGCGGAGGATAATGTGAGTACATCTGACAAGCCTACTGACCTGATGCAAACCCCCTCAAGACCCCACCCCCAGGAAATGTCAGCAGAAGTGTCAGACCCCTGTCTTCAGTTACCAGAATTGTCCTCTTCAATGCAGGAGACTGTGGAGAGTAACATGAGAGATTCCAACATGCTCCCAGTTCAAATACTCTCATCAGAGGAGTCAGCCTCCACACTGGAACAAGCAGCATCCCCTTTCTCAACACAGGAAACTGCTTACAATAATCTGAACACCTCTGAACACCAGACCCCTGATTGGACATGCAGTGCCCCAAGCACTTGCTCTCAAGAATGGTCAGATCCAGCTGGAGAATTGGTCTCCACTCTTCAGCTTCCTCAAGAATGGTCAGATCCAGTTGGAGAATTGGTCTCCGCTCTTCAGCTTCCTCAAGAATGGTCAGATCCAGCTGGAGAATCGGTCTCCGCTCTTCAGCTTCCTCAAGAATGGTCAGATCCAGCTGGAGAATCGGTCTCCGCTCTTCAGCTTCCAGAGCTGTCCACCTCCACAGAGGAAGTTACTGAGAGTTGCTTGAAGGTACCTGAGCAGCCCGTAGGGCTCCGTCCAGTCTCTGAATTAGAGGCGGAGCTTGAGCTGAGAGTGGCTGAGAAGTCCATCGTGGCAGACAACCTGATAGGAGAGGAAAATGGTTCTGACACTCCTCCTACTCTCGCTCGCCTTGTGGTCGAGAACGTCTCAGAACAGAACTCAGGGTCTGGAGCAGTCGTGGAGACCACACAGGCAGAATCTCACATGGACAATGCTGCTCAAGTGGACTCGCGTGACTCCCGGCACCAACCACAGCTCTCTGTCCCATCGGAATCCATTCAGCCTCCCACCCATGTGGAACTTCCTTCCACGTCATCCATGGAACACACTGCAATGCATTATGGGGTTGCCTATTCAGAGTACCACTCAGCCAGCATTCACCCGTCATCCGCTGCTAGCGCCACACTGCATTCACAGTTTGGAAATATGTACCCCACACCAACCTATCAGCAGCACGGAACAGGCCACTATCAGCTAGCCCCTCAGCTCGCTGCTACATACTTAGCACCACACCCTCAATATACTGCTAACATCAGTACACTCCCTCATTACTCCCAACTTCCTGTGAACTACCCGCCTCAGGAAGTGCTAGTACATTCCAATTACCCACCGACACAGCCGCAGGCTTGTGTTGGCGGTTTGCCACTGAGGCCTGTCAATCTGGATTCAACCGGACCAGCCCAGGACCAGAACACCCTAAGGATAGGCATGGAGACGGGCCCGTGCCAGGAGTTCTCCATGGGTCTGTACGAAAAGTACAAGCTGTGGCATCAGCACAGGCACAGGACTTGCATGTATGTCTCCAGCAGCCATGATTCTGATGCACTGGCCTGCTTCTTCGT accAGTGCTACGGTCTCTGTGCCTGGTCAACTCCCACATCCCACTGGAGAGGGCAGAGGCCATAGCTGTGACCGAGTGGAACAGGCTGTCCAACTTTGATCGCATGGAGTACTACAACATGGCCCAGAA GTTCCTGGAGTTTGAGAAGTGGGAGCAGAATTTCAGGGCAGCAAAGGGAGTGGAGGCTGAGCTTCATCCAATGGGTTGGAGAGTTCACAATGACATTTATG gCTATAGCTGGAAACGAAGGCCCCAGGCAGGTAGAGGCAGAAGAACCATGAGACCTAAAAGCAACCCTAAACCTTACTGTAATGCGCTGTTAGAGAAAGCCCAGATGCAGGAACTCATGGAAGGTGCTCTTAAGGAGTACACAGAGGTCATGGAGGCCCTAGAgtcaaggtcagaggtcagggaaAGTTCAGAGGTCACAGAAGAAGCCACTgagcaggaggagaaggaagagaatGGATCATTCACAGAGTATCTGAATGAGCTGTGCAGTCAGAAAGAGTTTGTGACTCAG GTTGGGGAAGTCATCGACCTAGAGTATGTGTCATCTCTCCTGTCCTCAGATACAGATTCCAGTGACAATTTAATGGAGTCTTTAATACAG AAGGAAAAGGAGACCTCTGACACAAATCATATGTCTGCATCTGTAGTGCCTGAACAAACAGGAGACATCCCAAGTGCCTCATGCGCCTGTACCAGTAGTGTGCAACCAGGGACCTCAGCTTCCCAAGATGGACATCCCTCTGTCTGTTTACGGTCACAGCCTCTACACATAAACATTGATAGCCAAGTGTCACTTGGTGCAACCATGTCTACGCAAGGTACCGGTGCAGTGGATTGCTTTGCCCCACCACATACTTTCTATGATCAAACTCCCAATATTTCCACTCACAATTTCTTAGAAAGGGGTGCCCCTGTTGTGTCACCATTTAAGAGGACAGGGCTTCAAGTCCCCCAGATTTATGGGATGGACAATTGTATTCCACAGCAACAAAATTACAGTTCCCACCATGTATTTCAAACCAGTGTCAATAGGACTTGTAACAGTGTGAGTCAAAGTTTTTATGCTGTACCAGAAAACTACTCACCCCAAGTCCCAGTGGCCAATCATGAGAACTACAGCTCCAAGACATATGTTTTAGCAACCAATCAAAATGGAAGCAGTTTGCAGGAGCCAAAACATGTGTTCCTCCCAGCACAAGATCCACACCAGCCACCTGCCTCACACCAACAAATTAACTGCCTACCTACGGTGCAGAATGGAAACTACTCCAAAGTTCAACCAATCATCTTACCATATGGGCCTATTGCTCTGACAGATGCTTTCAGTATATTGGAGGCTGCTACTCCTAGTAGCTCAGCCTTCCAAAGTGCTTCAGAAGAGGCAGTATCAAGTGCTACACAAAAAGTTATTGCCATGGAAAACCATGCCACCCAGATTGAGCAAGGCACTGACGAGAAGGATGCAGGTGGTGCTGAAAAACAAGGATATGTATATACGGTTCTTCTTGACTCAGGCTCCCAAAGAGAGCTAAGCCCTCCTTCTTTAGAAAGTCTATCCAAAGTGAATCCAGGTAAAGCACAAGTCAATTATAAATCGCAGAGTCTAAATCCGGTCGTTGGCACTTCAAATCTTCCGACTAACACTCTGGCAGAGCCAATTCAGCTTGAGTCAACAGAAGAAACAGTCTGTAACTTGAATGAAGAAGAGAAAGATGTTTTGCCTGTGACTGAGAATAAGTCAGCATCACCCATGTCTGTTTTGACAATGAATCAAGTCAGCAAGGAAAACAAAATCCTTGAGACATACCAGAAGGTTCTAGAGTGTGCTCATAATGATGACTCAAATGACTCAATCAGTGGTCAGATCGGAGATGTGCAAGATCCAGAAGCCCTAGAAGAAAAATTTGAGCAGTGTAGGACGCCTCCTCTAGCTCCTTGCTTAAGTCCTAACCCACTTCGCTCTTTATTCTCTCAGGACAACAGCTCCCAGATTTCGTTGCAGTTGCAGAAGGAAGTGACTCAGATGACTGAGAAGCTCTtgtcttcccctccctctttgTCATTCTTTTGCCTTCAGGCCCTCACCTCCACTGGACACCAGCATCTGGCACGGAATGGAGAGTCAGCAGAGACGTTCATTTCCCCTCCTGTAGCCCTCCAGCATCCGCCAAGCCCGAGTGGGCTTTCTCATCAACCCTGTTCCACAGTGACAGACTTGCATGGGAGTGTCATTGTGGATAGTGAGCCTACTCTTACTTGTTTTGTCGCTGTGGCCTCATCCAGCAGTCATGGTGATCGGGACAGCCATCTGAGGGGCTGGGTTattgacaaaaatgtcaaaGAATCCAGCGCACAAAGTGAGAGGACAAGTGAATTAAGCGATGACAAGAAACATCTGACTAGGTCTGAGGATATAAAAACTAATGATCAGGTTGGATTTAACGATGAAATTGCACATGATGTAGATGCAGATGAAACAATAGACTACTTCAGTGCAGAGATGTCGAACAGACAACTGGAACAAATGGAGTTAGAGCATAGTGTACGAACATCAGGAAATGTCATGGTAGGGGACACTGTCTGCAGTGTCAGTATCTCAAAAACAACAGTAAGCAATTTGGAAATGAAACGTAATGAAACTCAAGATGTACAGGTGGCAAAGGACGACTCACAGAGCCAGAAACTCATAGTCTTAGATCAGGACACAGACCTGAGTACACAGAGTGAGAGTGGTTCCAGCTTGCTACTAACTCCAAGACGCTCCTCAAGAAGCAGGAAGCCAACGGAAAAAAAGCTGCAGTCATACAGCCAACATCTGGGGAAAATGACAACAAGTAGACAAGAAGCAAAAAAAGTGGAAGTAAATAATGAAAAAGTGAGGGGTAAATGTGTGAGAACCTACCTAGGCATGAAAAGCGCCTTCATCCAAGATGCAAATGACAGCAGTAGAACAGGTGCAGAAAAAGCAACACCACAACAACAAGCGGAAACAGAGAAAAAGGTGAACAAAGATGGAGATGAAGGAGTCTCGGAGGCGACAGAAAAGCATGTAGATGGCAACAAGCGTGTCAAAGAGCTGAATAATAATAGAAATAGGTGTGAAGGGAAGAAGCGTGATATAAAATACCTCAGAGAAGCACAAAACTGCCTCACTGAAAAGGAGATGAGTATAACCAGTCCAATAGCCACTAGAAGTGTACTGACTCATAACGGAAACAAACTGATGGACAGGAATCAACAAACAGTTGATACTGAGAGGAGGGTCACAAAAACACTCAAGGGGAAAATGATTGGCAAGCCAATGGATGAAAGTACTGTTGACAAGGCTGTGATTGGCAGATCTAATGGACAAAGATTTGTAAGAAACAAGATGATGGAAAGTCAGGAGATAAATCCTGAAGGCGAAGAAAGAGATGAACCAGCTGTGGAGGACAACACAGAGTGTTCCCAAATGGATACACCACCACACATTTGTATAAAGGAGGGTGGAAGTCCTGATCAACCACATGAACaggaggcagagaaagaaaCACAAGCTGGAAGACTGCAAAACAAGGATGCGCTCACTCCCCCACCCAAAGCACTGAAATATAATGACATTACCGAAGACCAGACAGACAAACCACATGATCACATACCAAGTgaaaagaaaaaggaagagaATGAACAGAAAGGAACAGAGGAGATGCCCGAAGCGCCAGCAATGCAGGAAGTGATCAAAGAAACAGATACGGAGAGGCAGAACGAGACTGGGAGGATTAGGAGACTAACCCGAGGTGCCGTGTTGGGAAAAGAAATCGTTCCAGTTGAACAGTCTGGGGAATGGAAAATTGAgagcacacaacacagcacaacacagatgTCTCAACTTGTAGCagcagaggacagagagagagaaaagagagaatgcaCAAGGCATGGCAAATATGAAACTGATCTACCCACAGCAGCATCAAATGATGATGTTACAAAAGAACAATCACCAAGAAGGTCAGCTGACGATATAGCAAGAGATGACCAAAAGGATGAAAAGAATCAGAACATAACAGAGGACATGAAGTCTACAGCAGTGAATCAGGAACCCATAATCACAGAAAGCAAACATTCAAGTCAGAGTGGGACTCACACAATGCTAAGGACTAGAAGACTAACCAGAGGCTCCATGGCGGTAAAAGAAATAATAGACATGAAACAAGTCACAAGAGACAAGATGGTGCGCTCTGGACAGAATACAACACAGAGATCCATGACCGGAGGAGGACATGTTGGAAGTCCTCAGCACTCCCAAGAactgaagagaaggagagaaacgGAACAAGTAAGATCACAAGATGAGTATGACATCGATGTTTTACCCAAAGCTGTAGTACACGATACTATTACAGGAGAACAAACACTTGAAAGGCCAAACAACCAAACAACAAAAGATGGCAGATTAAATAAAGAGAAGGAAACAGAGGAGCTGTCAACAGGATCAACTATTCAGGAAATTATAATCAAAGAAACTGACAAAGAGAAAAACAGCGAGCTTCATATGGTGACAAGGAGTAGAGTAACCAGAGGTTATATGATGGGGAAAGATGTCTTACAGATGGAACAAATTTCACAAGGAAGAAATGAGAACTCAATAGAGAACACAACACAGACGTCTATAGGTCGAGGAAATGCTGGAAGTCCTCAACAAATACGAGAGGAGACCACAAGGAAAGAAAATGAAGAAGGTCAATCACAAGACAAGGTtgaccttcttcctccatctaaAGAAATGATAAGTGATAGCACCACTGTAGCAGAAACTCTAGaaagtgatcaaataaaaagagagaacagTGAAGAACATACAAGAGAAATACAAGAGCTACCTGTAGTACCACAGATTGAGGAAGTTATCAGAGAAAATGATCATttgaataataatgataatcaaaCTGTTTCAAGTAGGAGAAGGAGACTAACTAGGGGTTCTGTTGTAGAAAAACAGGTCATACAAACAGGGGGAAAATTGCATGACACTGATAACTCACAAGAAATAAGACCACATGACCAAGAGGATCACATTGATCCTCTTCCTAAAGCTGTAGTGCATGATAATACAAAACAAACTCTAGATAGGCTGAGAGACCACACGGCAAGAGAGGACAGTAACGGACCGACAGAAGAAACTGAAAAGGGGACTGCATTAGCAGTGAGTCAGGAATGTATAGTCACAGAAGTAGATCATGGGAGGAAGACCAGCACTCAAACAGCCACAGGAATGAGCCGGAGACTAACTAGAAGTACAGTGGTGAAAAAAGTGATACTAGACATGGGACAGCCCGTGGAAGACAAAACTGAGTGCTCACATGATAATTCAGCAGAGACTCCCTCAAGCAGGGATAAGGCTGGAAGTTCTCAAAAACCACATGAAAAGAACACAAGGGGAGAGACAGTAGAAGTAGAATCACACCATGAGGATGACATTGAGTCTCCATCCAAAGCTGTGGTACACGATAGCACCACAGAGGAGCCGATGGCAGAAACGTCAAGTGACAAAAGTGCGAGAGATGAGCGATTACAGGAGGAAGAAACTGAAAAAGATAAGAGTACTGTAGCACCAGTGACTCAGGAAGTCCTAATCAGAGAATCTGAAAATGTGAGATGGAGCGAAACTCACACAGTGACGGCAAGGAGTAGGAGACTAACTAGAGGTGCCGTGATGGGAAAAGAGATAAAGATGGAAGTCAAAACTGATAGCGCAAAAGAGAATACAGCACTGACTTCTCTGAAAGGAGGAAGTCTGCAGCCATCTCCAGACCAGAACAAGCACGCTGAAGCAGAGGAGGTGGCTGCTGTACCAGGGACTCAAGAAGTCATAATCACACAGGCAGATGAAGAGAGTCAAACTATTACAGAAGTAGATAATGAGACGGACACAGTGATAAGAAGGAGTAGAAGGCTAACCAAAGGTTTTGTGTCAGGTAAAGAAAGaatagagatggaaagagagaagccATCAGCTCCTGTGGAGAGAAGAACAATAAAGATTGATAATGCACCTTGCTCTTCCGGAAAAACGTCAAAAGCTAGTGGCAAAGAGGTCGAGGGAAGGATTAATAAAAATGTTGGCAAAAGCTATAATGATGAAAGAAAAGCACAGCAAAAAATGGCACTGAGCGAAAAGAAACAACCTGAAAATGGAGAGCGAGAGAAGCAATCTAAAGATGTTGAGGGTGAGTTTTTCCTGAAGGAAGCAGGAGAAACTATGCATGGAAAAGAACAAGGGGATGAAGAGACAAATACAAACCCTGAAGCCATGACAGAGGAAGTAGAGAAAGAGATATATCCTTCACTAAAGGAAAAAAAGATTATAAAGGGAGAAAAGCTGGAGGCAAGAGAGATGAGCTTGCCAGCCAATGATGAAACTAATGCTCCAACTGAAAATGCTGACAGACCAGAGAACACAAATGTCAGAACTAAGGCAGAGGGACAGAGGTCAAGAGCCACAAGAGAAAAACGACAAGAGACAGCAACAGACAACACAGGAGACGAGGAGATATCACATTCAAATACAAATGCCGGTATATTGGTGGAGagagcagagatggagagaagtccatcacaccaaaataaacaaaagacaGATGAGGAAGAAGAACGTGAAGAAGAAGAACGTTTATCAGTCAAGGCCAAGACTAAAACCAATTATCCCCCTGAACTACCTGAAACATCAACACACCCCACAGCAGAgatcacagacaaacagagtaaaaaaaaagggacgaggggagagaaagacgcCCAAGTcacggagagagggatgaacacTCGTGCAGTCAGAACAAGGAGTGTCACAGCTACTAGAAGTTCAGAGGCAGTGGGATGTATGAAGACACAGAAAACAGAGGACAGGGGCACTGCAGACAGACCTGATAGTAAAGAGACAGAGACTCAAATTCGAACCAGGAGCAGGAGGACAGCCAGATGCCCTGAAGAGGGGGAAATTGAAAGAGTAGAGAAAACGAATGACAAAAGAGTGGAAAGGAAAGAAACTCCCCAAAATGATGACataagcaacaacaacaacgagcAGGGAGCGATGGATGTTAAAACGAACCCAGAGAGACCGAGGAGCACAAGATCGACTAGAGGCAACCTGCAACAGACAAAGATGGAGGAGGAACAGACAAAAGCAAAGCGCAGCATGAAAACGCGAGCTGAGGGAAAGGCCAAGGCACAGAGCAGCGGAGAGACAATGAAGCAAGAGACAAACGAGACGAGGAGAGAAACCAGAGAGAGGACAGCGAGGCTCAAGGTGGCGGACGGCACCGAGAACCTCCTCAAAGTGGAAGAGGGAATTGGACTGGCTGAAGAGGACGACAGGCGCTCGCAGAGAGCCaatcaggatgaaagaaaaagacaatCAGGAAGGGGGGTCGCGGAGAGACGTCAAGAGCCGAACGGCTCTCCTCAGAGAAGgctgagagaaagatggagcgCACGAATCAACAAAAGACCAAAAAGGAATTGA